The stretch of DNA TGCTGGCAATGGCTTCCTGTAATGCCCAAAGCAGGCCGCAAACCAGCAGCGCCACAAGAATACCGGGCCAGCGAATCAGTTTCCCCTTCGCCGATACCAGCTCCTGGTAACGTTGGTCACTGGCCGCCCCCAGAAACACCCAGGTGAAAACCCTTCCCACCGGGTTACTGGCGATCAGGGCGAAGCGCTCACTGTTTTGCTCAAGCCCGGCCATGGTTCGGCGGAACCGCCCCACCAGTATCACCATCGCGATGGCCCCCACCAAGCCGATCGCCATTCCCAGGGCAAGGGCACCGGTGGTGAGGTAATACTCAAATCCAAACAGCGCCCATACCGGGGCGTTTACCAGAAAGGCGAAGAAGGGCTCCGTGCCCCCCTCCAGCAGCTGGCGCCCCAGCGCAAAGCTGAGGGGTTGTAATAGCAGCGAGAGCAGTTTGGAGGCGGCAAACAGGATCCCGATCAGGGTCAGATTGGCGTTAAACACCAACAGCAGCAGCAGTACCGAAAGCGTCAGCCCGGGCGAGGTGAAGAAGCCGGGTAAAAATCCCAGTACCACCGCCAGAAACGTTCCAACAGCCAATTGCGCGGGGGTGGCGTTCCCCCTTAATACCTTACCCAGTTTGCGGGTGATCATACTCAAATCCCTCTACTGTTCGCTGCGTATCCCTACCAAGCCGCTCCTCAAACAACGCGCGCCCATTAAACGATATTTCTGGGGGCAAAGGACATGGTTCGAAACTCTCTCTTATAGGCCGACTCGCCAATTTTTTTGATATGGGCAACGCCCATTTTGTAGTTGTAGTTGCCACTGATCTGGTCAACCACTCGTGCTGTCAAGGCGTTTGAGGGCTGGCGAGGATCCAGCATATTAGCGTAGAGCACCCCCTGCTTGACGGCAGGAGTCACTATCGCCACCGCGGTGACCGCTGCCTTACTCAGCTCTATATGGCCTCGCTTCATCAACTCGGAAAACTGGAAATTATTGCTTTCAATTCCCAATATAGTGTCCTTGAAGGCCGCCACCCGATCGGAAAACAGCATCACCTGGTCGCCGGACTCAATACCTCGCCGCCGGGCATCCTCGGGGTGAATCTCTACCCAGTTTTCCGGCCAGCGCTGGCTGATGTAGGGTCGCCGTTCGACATCATCAAACCCGGATTGCCAGATCTCATTGATTCGTCCATTGCTGAACCAGAGTTCGTCTCCCTTGGGTGACAACCACTCATAAAAATCTGAAAACAGACTCCAGGGGTGCTTCTGGATATTGACCTTTCCGGTCTGGCTGTTGAAATGGTTGAGGGTTTTACCATAACGGTTGGCCCCCTCCATCCCGTTGCCCACCCCGATACGCCGGAAGTCCGCTTCGGTCAGGGTGGTATCGTGCAAACGCTTGGTACCGTGCAACTGGCCGGTCTGGTAGTTATAAAACACCGGCCCCTGGATGCCATCGGTTCCGAATTCGGCCATTTTCTGGTGCAGGGTTTTTCCTTCCAGGTGCGCCGCCACTGTCACCATATGGAACGCCTTTCGATTGTTGCGGCTGAAACGCGACGCCTCCTCCGCTACCTCGTTGGAGCTTTTCCAGTCAAAACCGTCAAACCCCATGCGCCGGGCCAGCCCGGCAATAATCCACCAGTCGGGTTTGGACTGGCCGGGTGCATCATAAAATTTTTGGTACAGCCGTAACCGTCGCTCGCCGTTGGCACGAATGAAGTCCTCCTCCCCCCAGGTGGCGGCGGGGAACACGATATCGGCGAACTTGGCACCGATGGGATCCCTGAGATAGATATCCTGATTGATAACTACCATGCCACCGGAGTCGGCACGGGACTTGAGGCTGTCGATAATCTCCTGCTTGTCGTAGCTGCGCACCTGGTGGGGATTGGCGGTCACCAGCTCCTCGAAGCGCTGCTGTAGCCCCTGTGAACCGCACATCGATTGCAGCCAGGTGGTTCCAATCACATGGGCCATACGCGTGTGGCCAGAGTAGGTCCAGCGGTCGGTATCCAACGCTCGGCGGCGACGCCCGGGCAGTTTCTCCGGCGACTTGTTGCGGGGATAACTGCCGCCAGACAGCCCTCCCCGTTGGTGTCCCCCGAATCGTCCAACCACCTGTCCCGGCCGGCCACCGGCACCGCAGAGGGTCGCGAGCGAGCTAATGGCGTTGGTGTTGCCGGTGTTGTTACTCCAGTAGAGCCCCTTTTCGATACCAAAGGAGGCCTTGGGTCGACGGCCCGCCACCGGCTTTGCCAACCACTCAGCGGCCTGATAGATCTTTTTGACATCGATGGCCGCGATCCTGGCCGCGTACTCCGGATCATACTCCGGCTGGGCCAGGTTCCAGGCTTTATAGTCTTCAAAGCCCTTGGTCTGGAACAGACCCCAGGTGGTTCGCCACTGCCAGGGGGTGTTGCGAGTACCCTGCCCAAAACCAGAGCTGGACTCCCACTGGTTATTCACCCACTGGGAAATCCACTCAGTATCCTCCCATCCCTTCTGCATAATGACCCGGGCAATCGCCCCCAGCACCAGGTTGTCGCTACCCGGTAGCAGGTCGATGTGCAGCCCTCCCATTTTTTTAACGTAGGCGACCCCGGCGGTTTCGCGGGGGTTTAGCATGATCACCTTCATGCCCCGCTGAATCGCGGGCATGATGTACTGGGTGAAGATCACGGTTTTGGTTTCATAGGGGTCGGTACCACACACCATCAAGGTGTCTGCGCCCCCCCAGTCCTCATAGCTGGGCCCGAAATTATCAAAGCCGGCATCACGAAACCCCGGTGTTGAGGTGACGTCCGAGGGGGTGTCGTGGAAGGTGAAGTTGGCGGTATTGACGTGGCGTCGTGCGTACTTGGTGATCGCATAGGTGTTTTCGATGTACTGGTAGGAGTAGGTTTTGACCCCATAGGCATTGGCACCGTGGGTGGCAATCACATGCTTGGCGACCGCCGCCGCGATATCCAGTGCAAACTCCCAGGGCACTGGCTGGAGCTGCCCATAGATCCTCACCAACGGCGTCATCAGGCGATCCCTGGTGGGGGTCGCGGGGTTATAGCATTTCTGCGCGATCAGCCCGCCGCGAACACTGGAGTCGCCGTTGATATTAACCGCCCGGGTCTCCCTGTCCGGTACCACCACCACATTGTGGGGTACGCCCTTATGCATCACGACATTGTGTTGACCTGGTGCGACCCATTGCTGCAGGGGACCGGTTGGAAAATCAACGCCAAAGGCATTGTCCGCCGCGGCAGGGCCGCCATTGCGGGCCACCAGCGGCCAACGGTAAACCTTGTAGCCACAGGCCACCACGCAGTAGTCACAGGCGGTCGTCAACACCTCGGCACTGGTGGGCGGCAGGGGCGCATGATCAGGGGAGATATGGTAGTTACTGGCCATAGGGTCTTCTAAGCCTCCCTCAGGTTACGGTCGTGACCAAACAGCAGCCCCATCATGCCCACGGCGAAGATGTCGGGCCCCTCCACTTCCAGCAATACCTGGGGCAAGCTTTGGTAGGCCTGCCCGGAGATCACTATACCGTGGCGCCTGAGGTCAAAGGTGGACAGATGGAAAGGGCACTGGCCCAGCACCCGGTGCTCCCCTACGGCCTTATAGGCGCTTTCCAGTGGCCCGCCCTGGTGGGTACAACTCGAGCTAAAGGCCACGATGTCACGCTGAGGCCCGATGCCTCCCCCCGCCTCTACACCACCGAGCTGCACAAGAATGCAGTTGTTAAGGATACCCTCTTCGGGGTAGGAGAAGGCGATCGGCTGGTTCGCTTTCAACTCCTTGAGAGTGGCAATTTTTTTGCGCGGGTAGCCCACCACATGGGCCTTCATGGGGGACGCCTGGGAGCTGCCTGGAAACAGGGTGACGCTGATGGTGGTGGCCGCCACCGTACTGCCCAGCAGAAAGTTGCGGCGCGATAACAGGCAGGCACCGGCCCCACTTTTGGAATTCTCTTTACTCATCACTTCCCCTCCTGGGCCGACTTCAACTCATCCAGGGTAAATCGCGGCGCATACTCCGGCAGCACGGGCTTCTCCATACCGATCTCCTCTCCCGAAAAAGCCTCCAGAAAGGCCAGCAGATCCGCCTTCTCCGACTCACTTAACCCCAGCGGCCGGATCAGGCTGGATCGTGTCTCCATAAACTCATTGCTTCGCCCTTGTTCGTCATAGCCCCCACGGTCATAAAAATCGATCACCTCTTCCAGGGTGTAGAAGGCGCCGTTGTGCATATAGGGCGCGGTGTAAGCGGTATAGCGCAGGGAAGGGGTACGGAACTTACCCATATCCCAGCTGTTTTTACCCCTGAAGTAAGCTCCGGGATCATCTTTCAAGCGCCGGTAGAGTGTCTCCGGCATCCCTTTGGCGTACAGCTCGTAGCGAAAGGTCACCTGGGCAATCCCGCTCTCCTCCCAAACGTCGGAAGGCGGAACACCGATATTGTGGTATTTGAAGTCGCTGGCCATGGGCCCGTTATGGCACTGGATACAACCGGCTTTACCCTCAAACAGCCGCTTGCCCTTAAGCTGCTGGTCAGTGAGTGCGGCGGTTTCTCCACGCAGGTAACGATCCAGGGGAGTGTCGGTCTGCACCAGGGTGCGCTCGAAGGCGGCAATCGCTTTCCAGGCATTGGAGATCAATGGCCACTCATCGCCGAACACCTCCCGGAAACGCTTGCGATACTCGGGTATCACCGCCAGCCGCGCCTCCATCAGGTCATCTTCGCCATTGCCCGCGACCGCTCCCTTGGCGGCTGAAGGGGCCTGCTTTTCCAACGAAGGCGACGAGCCGGCCCAAAACAGGTCGGGGTAATAGGCGGAATTGACGATCGTTTGGCTGTTGCGCCAGTGCACAGTGCCCGCATAACCCCGCGACAACTGATCCGACCAGGCCCAACCGGAGTCGGGCTCGTGACACCCCGCACAGGCGATGGAAGCATCGCCTCCCAGGCGAGGATCAAAAAACAGCAGTTTACCCAGCTCGACCTTGGCCTCGGTTTGGGGATTGTCGGCGGGAATGGGCACCGCGCCGAGCGGCTGCAGGCTTGGCCCGTCGGCGGCAAAGACGGCTGGCAGGCCGTATAGCCCGGACAACAGCAGGCCCGATAGGAAAAAGCAGTGGCGATGGCAGTTCAGGTTCATTCTGCTCTCCTCCTAATTGCTCTGCTGACGCCAGTCAACGATGGCATCGTACTCTTCCGGGTAGGGTTGATCCCACACCCACTGGGCACCCGAGAGCGGCTCCCCCGATAGCGCCAGCAGGAATTCGACCAGATCCTGCTGCTCGGACGCGCTGAGTCCCAATGGTTTAAGCAGTCGCGACTTGTTACGATCCTGCCCTCCCCCGCGGTTGTAGAAGGCGACCACCTCCTCCAGGGTCGGCAGCATGCCGTTATGCATATAGGGCGCTGTGTATTTGAGTTCGCGCAGGGTAGGAGTCATAAAGGAGCCGACATCGCTTTTGTCGGCCTTGTGCAGGCGCACATGGGCCCCTACATCGCGCTTGAGGTTCATGTAGTTCTCAACCCCCATGAAGTTGTTGAACGCAATAAAAGCCTGGTCGCGCTGGGGGTCAAGAAAGATATCCAGGTTTTCCGGCACACCGGTGTTGTGTGCCCGGTTGTCCAGAAAAAGGGGGCCGGTGTGACACTGGTGGCAACCCGCCTTGCCATTGAACAGCTGCTCTCCCCGCCGGGCCGCCTCTCCCATGGAGCCGCTGTCATAGGGGGCACCCCGGGAGGTCAGGGTTTTCAGGTATTCCGGAATCGCATTGCGCACCCCGCCATTGGAGGGCTCCCCCATTCCGGCTTCCGCAAACATACGCACGTAGACCGGGTCCTGTTTGATGCGTTCCTGCATCAGGCGCATATCCATGTTCATCAGGTAGGTCTCGGTAATCATCTCCCGGGTAACGTCGTTGAGGTTGGTTCCCAGGCGCCCATCGTGCATCCAGCTCTGCTTGAGCGCGCTGTTGATCAGGGTCGGCGCGTTGCGAAAATGCTTGTTGCCCGGATAGCCCGGCGCCAGGGGGGCAGGGTGGGCATAACCGTGCTCCGGGAGATGACAGCTCGCGCAGGAGATGGCGGCATCGCCCGACAGGCGGGGGTCAAAGAAGAGTCGCTTGCCCAGCTCCGCACGCGCCTTGTCTACCTCAATGGGTGAAATGGACTGGGCATGGGTCGGTATCACTACCGAGCCCGCCAGAGCCCAAAAGAGCAGCATTCCTCCCCCCAGAGCCCGGATTCCCTGAGCTACCTTAGTGCGCATTGCAACGTCTCCTACTATCCCGGTAAGCCAGCCCTGACCCTGTACGGGTGGAACAAGGGTCAGTTCAAGGTAGCGCCCAAAGGGCGCCAAGCGTGACCCTAAGCGTAGCGCAAATAGCGGGAAAAGAGGGGGGTCAGGGGCGATTCGGGCGCGCGAAAAGTATCCATCCCAACAGCAGCAGCCCCAGCGCGACCGCGCCGGAAGCCACCAAGCGGTAGGCGGCCGAGACCGGCTCGGGCAACCAGAGCCGGTGCCACCCGGTCAGGCTGTGGCGGGAGCCTATCTCACCGTTGCTGCCGTCCCAGGTGGCCAGGGCAAACGGCAGATAGCGTTCGCTCTCGAAGCTCACCGCTCCGGGTTGCAACGACTCCCGGCTGCGACGCACCACCCACTGCCAGCGACCCGCTTCCCATCGCCCCTGGGCGGACAGCGTAGGGTCCTCCCCCGCCGCAGGTTTGGGCTTCTGCCCGCCACGCCCATTGAGGGGGGTCAACCGCGACGGCATGGGGGGATCAAGCTGTCCGGCATTCCAGTACCAGATACGGCTTCTGCGGCCAGGATCGCCGTGCTGCAACAGTGGCAGGTCGACCCGGGACAGGGCTGAAGCAGGGGAGTTCTGGGGAAACTGCAGCGCTACGGCATCCGCATAGAGGGTCAACGAAGCGTCCTGTAACCGCTCCGCCACCTCGCTGCCCGGACGACTCTCGGTACGATCATGCCACTCCACCAGGAACGCGACCTCCGCCTCGTTAAAGA from Aestuariirhabdus litorea encodes:
- a CDS encoding molybdopterin-dependent oxidoreductase, with the protein product MASNYHISPDHAPLPPTSAEVLTTACDYCVVACGYKVYRWPLVARNGGPAAADNAFGVDFPTGPLQQWVAPGQHNVVMHKGVPHNVVVVPDRETRAVNINGDSSVRGGLIAQKCYNPATPTRDRLMTPLVRIYGQLQPVPWEFALDIAAAVAKHVIATHGANAYGVKTYSYQYIENTYAITKYARRHVNTANFTFHDTPSDVTSTPGFRDAGFDNFGPSYEDWGGADTLMVCGTDPYETKTVIFTQYIMPAIQRGMKVIMLNPRETAGVAYVKKMGGLHIDLLPGSDNLVLGAIARVIMQKGWEDTEWISQWVNNQWESSSGFGQGTRNTPWQWRTTWGLFQTKGFEDYKAWNLAQPEYDPEYAARIAAIDVKKIYQAAEWLAKPVAGRRPKASFGIEKGLYWSNNTGNTNAISSLATLCGAGGRPGQVVGRFGGHQRGGLSGGSYPRNKSPEKLPGRRRRALDTDRWTYSGHTRMAHVIGTTWLQSMCGSQGLQQRFEELVTANPHQVRSYDKQEIIDSLKSRADSGGMVVINQDIYLRDPIGAKFADIVFPAATWGEEDFIRANGERRLRLYQKFYDAPGQSKPDWWIIAGLARRMGFDGFDWKSSNEVAEEASRFSRNNRKAFHMVTVAAHLEGKTLHQKMAEFGTDGIQGPVFYNYQTGQLHGTKRLHDTTLTEADFRRIGVGNGMEGANRYGKTLNHFNSQTGKVNIQKHPWSLFSDFYEWLSPKGDELWFSNGRINEIWQSGFDDVERRPYISQRWPENWVEIHPEDARRRGIESGDQVMLFSDRVAAFKDTILGIESNNFQFSELMKRGHIELSKAAVTAVAIVTPAVKQGVLYANMLDPRQPSNALTARVVDQISGNYNYKMGVAHIKKIGESAYKREFRTMSFAPRNIV
- a CDS encoding arsenate reductase (azurin) small subunit — protein: MSKENSKSGAGACLLSRRNFLLGSTVAATTISVTLFPGSSQASPMKAHVVGYPRKKIATLKELKANQPIAFSYPEEGILNNCILVQLGGVEAGGGIGPQRDIVAFSSSCTHQGGPLESAYKAVGEHRVLGQCPFHLSTFDLRRHGIVISGQAYQSLPQVLLEVEGPDIFAVGMMGLLFGHDRNLREA
- a CDS encoding cytochrome-c peroxidase, whose amino-acid sequence is MRTKVAQGIRALGGGMLLFWALAGSVVIPTHAQSISPIEVDKARAELGKRLFFDPRLSGDAAISCASCHLPEHGYAHPAPLAPGYPGNKHFRNAPTLINSALKQSWMHDGRLGTNLNDVTREMITETYLMNMDMRLMQERIKQDPVYVRMFAEAGMGEPSNGGVRNAIPEYLKTLTSRGAPYDSGSMGEAARRGEQLFNGKAGCHQCHTGPLFLDNRAHNTGVPENLDIFLDPQRDQAFIAFNNFMGVENYMNLKRDVGAHVRLHKADKSDVGSFMTPTLRELKYTAPYMHNGMLPTLEEVVAFYNRGGGQDRNKSRLLKPLGLSASEQQDLVEFLLALSGEPLSGAQWVWDQPYPEEYDAIVDWRQQSN
- a CDS encoding cytochrome-c peroxidase; the protein is MNLNCHRHCFFLSGLLLSGLYGLPAVFAADGPSLQPLGAVPIPADNPQTEAKVELGKLLFFDPRLGGDASIACAGCHEPDSGWAWSDQLSRGYAGTVHWRNSQTIVNSAYYPDLFWAGSSPSLEKQAPSAAKGAVAGNGEDDLMEARLAVIPEYRKRFREVFGDEWPLISNAWKAIAAFERTLVQTDTPLDRYLRGETAALTDQQLKGKRLFEGKAGCIQCHNGPMASDFKYHNIGVPPSDVWEESGIAQVTFRYELYAKGMPETLYRRLKDDPGAYFRGKNSWDMGKFRTPSLRYTAYTAPYMHNGAFYTLEEVIDFYDRGGYDEQGRSNEFMETRSSLIRPLGLSESEKADLLAFLEAFSGEEIGMEKPVLPEYAPRFTLDELKSAQEGK